A part of Aegilops tauschii subsp. strangulata cultivar AL8/78 chromosome 2, Aet v6.0, whole genome shotgun sequence genomic DNA contains:
- the LOC120973583 gene encoding uncharacterized protein — translation MTAKEFEELALNGHNYPTWAMDVKISLASRGIARAIQDPETPLPAGTTPLTEQQNYATLYIIRHHIHPDLKSEYLEEESPSTLFLALKTRYEQQKAVVLPEALHDWTHLRLQDFKSIGEYNHKVHKISSKLRFCGKEPTDAEKIEKTLSTMLPSDRILQQQYRARNYTVYSELIYMLLQAEKHDELLAKNGSQRPVGAQPLPEVHMNVANRQKFDGAFRGNQSNFQNKRKRIRNRRSRNSDKGKGTAKPKHDKSLLCNKCGCYTHPTDKCKIPKHLVMLYQQSQGRKAPQGKRFEANFNLHPDSANGAGSSHDVPPEPSNTIEFHQPEDLADTKNMMIEYTSNDTFGDFD, via the coding sequence ATGACCGCAAAAGAATTTGAGGAGCTTGCCCTCAATGGCCACAACTACCCTACATGGGCCATGGACGTCAAGATCAGCCTTGCTTCCCGTGGGATAGCACGTGCAATCCAGGATCCGGAGACTCCTCTACCGGCCGGAACCACGCCGCTGACTGAACAACAAAACTATGCAACTTTATACATTATAAGGCACCATATTCACCCAGATCTAAAGTCTGAGTACTTAGAGGAGGAATCTCCCAGTACTTTGTTTCTAGCCCTCAAAACGAGATATGAACAACAGAAGGCAGTTGTCCTGCCAGAAGCGCTCCATGATTGGACTCACCTTCGTCTTCAGGATTTCAAGTCCATCGGTGAGTACAACCACAAGGTTCATAAGATAAGTTCCAAACTACGCTTTTGCGGGAAGGAACCTACTGATGCGGAGAAAATAGAGAAAACTTTATCTACTATGCTCCCTTCAGACAGGATCCTCCAGCAGCAATACCGTGCTCGCAACTATACTGTCTATTCCGAGCTTATTTATATGTTACTTCAGGCTGAAAAGCATGATGAGCTACTCGCTAAGAATGGCTCTCAACGCCCAGTTGGGGCACAACCTCTACCCGAAGTTCATATGAATGTCGCGAATAGACAGAAGTTTGATGGTGCCTTTAGGGGCAATCAATCAAATTTCCAGAACAAGCGAAAGCGCATTAGGAATAGGAGGTCTAGGAACTCAGACAAGGGAAAAGGCACTGCAAAGCCCAAGCATGATAAATCTCTGCTTTGCAACAAGTGTGGATGCTACACGCACCCCACCGACAAGTGCAAGATCCCAAAACATCTGGTTATGTTGTACCAGCAATCTCAGGGACGCAAAGCACCTCAAGGGAAGAGGTTTGAAGCCAACTTCAACCTTCATCCGGACAGCGCCAATGGAGCCGGTAGTTCGCATGACGTTCCTCCTGAACCGAGCAACACCATTGAGTTCCATCAGCCAGAGGACCTTGCTGACACGAAGAACATGATGATTGAGTATACCTCAAACGACACGTTTGGAGACTTCGACTAG